Proteins encoded within one genomic window of Acinetobacter sp. WCHA55:
- a CDS encoding adenylate kinase, which yields MKRINVVGTSATGKSTFSRALAEKLDLHYIELDNLFWLDDWQECPDELFFAKIESEVQKATQGYVIDGNYTRAIPVKWAEIDTVIWLDLPFPVNLYRSVKRAVQRVWAQQDLWANSNNRESLLRMFGRDSIIWWMVKTHAKNRKKYLNMMQMPEYQHIKWIHLKTPKQVKNFLDQLVIE from the coding sequence ATGAAAAGAATCAATGTTGTAGGAACTTCTGCTACAGGAAAATCTACATTTTCCAGAGCGTTGGCCGAAAAATTAGATTTGCACTATATCGAGTTGGATAATTTGTTTTGGTTAGACGACTGGCAAGAATGTCCTGATGAGTTGTTCTTTGCCAAGATTGAGTCAGAAGTACAAAAGGCGACACAGGGCTATGTGATCGATGGTAACTATACCCGAGCCATTCCTGTGAAATGGGCGGAAATTGACACGGTTATTTGGTTGGACTTGCCGTTTCCGGTCAATCTGTATCGTTCTGTGAAACGTGCTGTTCAACGTGTATGGGCGCAACAAGATTTATGGGCAAACTCCAATAATCGTGAAAGCCTCTTGCGTATGTTTGGTCGGGATTCAATCATTTGGTGGATGGTAAAAACCCATGCTAAAAATAGAAAAAAATATTTAAACATGATGCAGATGCCCGAATATCAGCATATAAAGTGGATTCATCTAAAGACACCTAAACAGGTGAAAAACTTTTTAGATCAATTGGTGATTGAGTAG
- a CDS encoding TonB family protein, producing MKPLLLLALSTLPVHLSHAAQPPLELTIQKSSAQSAHLTTRIQWVDFPKPQYKNSDLNQQNRAAIIRIYADETGDVTKATVQESTGLKALDEKLVNAVLQAKVKPFVEDDTASAVIGYQVFNLNLTPDDAEACNYTFDSKNWLAQQQQQKVPFQYLVQPTLGLDSTQLNGHDRQVKFSFKTDKQGNVKKPKITKGSGIYELDQQVLHAVANSKVSVKRTASTLWLYKKSKFKDVIEFDLESCH from the coding sequence ATGAAACCACTCTTATTGCTTGCATTATCAACATTGCCCGTTCATTTAAGCCATGCAGCTCAGCCACCATTAGAACTCACCATTCAAAAAAGTTCAGCTCAATCAGCACATTTGACCACGCGTATTCAATGGGTCGATTTTCCCAAACCCCAATATAAAAATAGCGATTTAAATCAGCAAAACCGTGCAGCGATTATTCGTATCTATGCAGATGAAACAGGCGATGTGACCAAAGCCACCGTACAGGAAAGTACTGGGCTCAAAGCTTTGGATGAAAAGTTGGTGAATGCTGTGCTTCAAGCCAAAGTAAAACCTTTTGTTGAAGATGATACTGCTTCTGCCGTCATTGGTTATCAAGTTTTTAATTTAAACTTAACGCCAGATGACGCCGAAGCATGTAACTACACCTTTGACTCTAAGAACTGGCTTGCGCAACAACAGCAACAAAAAGTGCCTTTTCAATATCTGGTTCAACCTACGCTTGGATTAGATTCAACACAGTTAAATGGTCATGACCGTCAAGTTAAATTTAGCTTCAAAACAGATAAACAAGGCAACGTGAAAAAGCCCAAGATTACTAAAGGCTCTGGCATTTATGAGCTTGATCAGCAGGTTTTACACGCCGTTGCCAACAGTAAAGTCAGTGTTAAACGCACGGCAAGCACACTGTGGCTCTATAAAAAATCTAAATTTAAAGATGTGATTGAATTTGACCTTGAGTCTTGTCACTAA
- the infC gene encoding translation initiation factor IF-3: MNDEIRAKEVRLVDENGEQKGIVSLAEALRAAESVELDLVEIVANAEPPVCKIMDFNKHLFDLKQKQKEAKKKQHQVQVKEIKLRPGTDVGDYNVKLRAITKFLEEGNKVKITLRFRGREMAHQQLGLAQLQKVEADVAEIGVVEQSPKMEGRQMGMLLGPKKKK; the protein is encoded by the coding sequence TTGAATGATGAAATTCGTGCGAAAGAAGTCCGTCTTGTAGACGAAAATGGTGAGCAAAAAGGTATTGTTAGCTTGGCAGAAGCATTGCGCGCTGCTGAAAGTGTTGAGCTTGATCTTGTTGAGATCGTAGCAAATGCTGAACCGCCTGTTTGTAAAATCATGGACTTCAACAAGCATTTGTTTGATCTAAAGCAAAAGCAGAAAGAAGCGAAGAAAAAACAGCATCAAGTACAGGTGAAAGAAATCAAACTCCGCCCGGGTACTGATGTTGGTGATTACAACGTGAAACTACGTGCAATCACTAAGTTCCTTGAAGAAGGTAACAAAGTAAAAATTACCCTTCGTTTCCGTGGTCGTGAAATGGCGCACCAACAGCTTGGTTTGGCTCAACTTCAAAAAGTTGAAGCCGATGTGGCTGAAATTGGTGTTGTTGAGCAATCACCAAAAATGGAAGGTCGTCAAATGGGTATGTTGCTTGGTCCTAAAAAGAAAAAGTAA
- the yjgA gene encoding ribosome biogenesis factor YjgA → MARRPHSFTEEDFESLEGRASKTEQKKAVQRMASLGAQLAELNTKQIQNLPVEERLIEALLDVKLITSNEARRRQFLRIGKLLRNEDETVILSYLTPQQGAKKTAQLLRWVDRMIKDGDPVINEFSKTYNAAERHTIRQHVLRIHRDMKQQADEEQLKASRLKLFNYIQQVALISDN, encoded by the coding sequence GTGGCACGTCGACCGCATAGTTTTACTGAAGAAGACTTTGAATCTTTAGAAGGACGTGCAAGTAAAACCGAACAGAAAAAAGCCGTACAACGTATGGCGTCTTTGGGTGCACAACTGGCAGAGTTGAATACTAAACAAATTCAAAACTTACCTGTTGAAGAGCGTTTGATTGAAGCCCTTTTGGATGTGAAACTGATTACATCAAATGAAGCTCGTCGTCGCCAATTTTTACGCATTGGTAAGTTGCTGCGTAATGAAGATGAAACAGTGATTTTGTCTTATTTGACACCGCAACAAGGCGCGAAAAAAACCGCTCAATTGCTACGTTGGGTTGATCGTATGATCAAAGATGGTGACCCTGTGATTAATGAGTTTTCCAAAACCTATAATGCAGCTGAGCGTCATACCATTCGCCAACATGTTTTGCGGATTCACCGTGATATGAAACAGCAGGCGGATGAAGAACAACTTAAAGCGTCACGTTTGAAGTTGTTTAATTACATCCAGCAAGTGGCTTTAATTTCAGATAATTAA
- the rapZ gene encoding RNase adapter RapZ codes for MKRILIVTGQSGSGKSSALQVLEDLGYYCIDNLPLALLPEIVAKLDRENNLEQLALGVDVRSTRADLQEFDLVFEQLQRHGTVDIIYLTTRDQELIARFSASRRPHPLATRFQSLNQCIQEEKTLLLPINLRSTVHIDTTDKSVHDLKHTLLSKLGQSDKLILILQSFGFKHGIPLDADYVFDVRHLPNPHWDLELRKYSGLDAPVQKFLEQSEQTHEMFQDIYKFLDKWLPAFAEGHRHYMTVSIGCTGGQHRSVYIVDRLKKALEAKWSIQVLHREMKHWA; via the coding sequence ATGAAGCGCATTTTAATTGTTACAGGACAGTCTGGTTCGGGTAAATCCTCTGCATTGCAAGTGTTGGAAGACCTCGGTTATTACTGTATTGATAATTTGCCTTTGGCCTTACTCCCAGAGATTGTTGCTAAGCTGGATCGGGAAAACAACCTTGAGCAGTTGGCGCTTGGTGTGGATGTGCGCAGTACACGTGCAGATTTGCAAGAGTTCGACTTGGTGTTTGAACAATTGCAAAGGCATGGTACGGTCGATATTATTTATTTGACCACACGTGACCAAGAGCTGATTGCGCGCTTTAGTGCTTCACGTCGTCCGCATCCGTTGGCGACACGCTTTCAAAGTTTGAACCAGTGTATTCAAGAAGAGAAAACCCTTTTATTGCCGATTAATTTGCGCTCAACTGTGCATATTGATACCACAGATAAAAGTGTGCACGATTTAAAGCATACCTTGCTGTCAAAATTGGGGCAGTCAGATAAGCTGATTTTGATTTTGCAGTCTTTTGGTTTTAAACATGGTATTCCGTTGGATGCTGACTATGTGTTTGATGTCCGACATTTACCTAATCCGCATTGGGATTTAGAGCTACGGAAGTATTCTGGACTAGATGCTCCTGTGCAAAAATTTTTGGAACAAAGTGAGCAAACCCACGAAATGTTCCAAGATATTTATAAATTTTTAGATAAATGGTTACCAGCTTTTGCTGAAGGGCATCGTCACTATATGACCGTGTCAATTGGTTGTACGGGTGGGCAGCATCGCTCTGTATATATTGTGGATAGACTCAAAAAAGCCCTTGAGGCAAAATGGTCTATTCAGGTCCTCCATCGAGAAATGAAGCACTGGGCATGA
- a CDS encoding class I SAM-dependent methyltransferase, translated as MNKIIDIPSPINLKDPLEATQWAKEANIKRPYRLEFFKHYISQILSHPKPDFRILELGSGPGFFAYELLSRQPNINYTAVDFSAAMHNLAKQRLATIPHTFVDFFLADFKQHDWYTVLNGQRFDYIVIHQALHELRHKAYAYEFHKSIAQQVVQLDGYYFITDHLAQPDGNMKNLELYMTKDEHMQSLSNANFRNIQIGLEIEGLCTLQATLSSHN; from the coding sequence ATGAATAAAATCATTGATATTCCAAGCCCGATCAATTTAAAAGACCCGCTTGAAGCGACTCAATGGGCAAAAGAAGCGAATATTAAACGTCCTTACCGGTTGGAGTTCTTCAAACACTATATTTCACAAATTCTAAGTCACCCAAAGCCTGATTTTCGTATTTTAGAATTAGGCTCGGGCCCTGGTTTCTTTGCATATGAACTCTTAAGTAGACAACCTAATATTAATTATACCGCCGTCGATTTTTCAGCAGCTATGCATAACTTAGCCAAACAACGTTTAGCCACTATTCCCCATACATTCGTAGATTTCTTCCTAGCTGATTTTAAACAACACGATTGGTATACAGTTCTGAATGGTCAACGCTTTGACTATATCGTGATTCATCAAGCTTTACATGAACTTCGCCATAAAGCATATGCTTATGAATTTCATAAAAGTATTGCACAACAAGTCGTCCAACTCGATGGCTACTACTTCATCACTGATCACTTAGCTCAACCTGATGGAAATATGAAGAATCTCGAACTGTATATGACCAAAGATGAACACATGCAAAGCTTAAGTAACGCTAACTTTAGGAATATTCAGATTGGACTTGAGATAGAAGGCTTATGCACTCTGCAAGCAACGTTATCAAGTCATAATTAA
- the panC gene encoding pantoate--beta-alanine ligase, with translation MKTETTIQGLSASLNPARTARKSIGFVPTMGNLHQGHLNLVREAKKLCDVVVVSIFVNPIQFGPNEDFDSYPRTLEQDQRLLAEVGCDIVFAPSVEQMYGSSPRLTNITVSDITNDLCGLQRPGHFDGVAVVVTKLFNIVQPNFAFFGEKDYQQLAVIRQFVRDLNMPLEVMGVAIARAEDGLALSSRNGYLSEENRQKAPTIYQSLKAAEQSLQAGTALADVLANIKATLTQAGFVVDYVEARTPALQKLDAFDQDVVLFVAAKLGATRLIDNLKVKHI, from the coding sequence ATGAAAACTGAAACCACGATCCAAGGCCTATCAGCATCATTGAACCCTGCGCGAACGGCTCGAAAAAGTATTGGTTTCGTCCCGACCATGGGGAACTTGCATCAGGGGCATTTGAACCTTGTACGCGAAGCGAAAAAGCTCTGTGATGTGGTTGTAGTCAGCATTTTTGTGAACCCTATTCAATTTGGACCCAATGAAGATTTTGACAGTTACCCACGCACCTTGGAGCAAGATCAGCGCTTGTTGGCCGAGGTTGGTTGTGACATTGTGTTTGCACCATCGGTTGAGCAAATGTATGGCAGCAGCCCACGTTTGACAAATATTACCGTTTCAGATATCACCAATGATTTGTGTGGTCTACAACGTCCAGGGCATTTTGATGGTGTCGCGGTTGTGGTGACGAAACTATTCAATATTGTGCAACCTAATTTTGCTTTCTTTGGTGAAAAAGACTATCAACAGTTGGCTGTGATTCGTCAATTTGTTCGTGATTTGAATATGCCGCTTGAAGTAATGGGTGTAGCAATTGCCCGTGCTGAAGATGGTTTGGCTTTAAGTTCTCGTAATGGTTATTTAAGCGAAGAAAACCGTCAAAAGGCACCGACCATTTATCAAAGCTTAAAAGCAGCAGAACAGTCGTTACAAGCCGGTACAGCTTTAGCGGATGTGTTAGCAAATATAAAGGCGACATTGACACAGGCTGGTTTTGTTGTGGATTATGTGGAAGCACGTACACCTGCATTGCAGAAATTGGATGCGTTTGACCAAGATGTGGTGCTTTTTGTTGCGGCAAAACTCGGGGCAACTCGTTTAATTGATAACTTGAAAGTGAAACATATTTAG
- a CDS encoding HPr family phosphocarrier protein yields the protein MIDTTVDVINKLGLHARASGKLIEVTTKFRSSIQIGKGDKLVDAKNIMSLLMLGAGKGTTLRLVLEGADEEQALSEIQALFAAKFYEAD from the coding sequence ATGATTGACACAACTGTTGACGTAATTAATAAACTAGGGTTACATGCGCGTGCATCTGGCAAGCTCATTGAAGTGACCACCAAATTCCGTTCTTCAATCCAAATTGGAAAAGGAGATAAATTGGTGGATGCCAAAAATATTATGTCCCTCCTGATGCTAGGCGCAGGAAAGGGAACCACTTTACGCTTGGTGCTTGAAGGTGCAGATGAAGAACAAGCTTTATCTGAGATTCAGGCACTATTTGCAGCAAAATTTTACGAGGCAGATTAA
- a CDS encoding YqaA family protein yields MMWALGLLFLSAFGAATLLPLQSEAVLVGLLAQTQYSVWLLIAVASLGNILGSCVNWWLGLKVEQYKNKKWFPVSEEKMLRAQGIYQKYGFWSLLLSWVPIIGDPITLIAGLLKENFVRFVVMVSIAKIGRYLFVYWMFSQF; encoded by the coding sequence ATGATGTGGGCCTTAGGACTGCTTTTCCTTTCTGCTTTTGGGGCAGCGACATTGCTACCTTTGCAGTCAGAGGCTGTCTTGGTGGGATTGTTGGCTCAGACGCAATACTCAGTGTGGTTATTGATAGCTGTTGCCAGTCTTGGCAATATTTTAGGTAGCTGTGTGAATTGGTGGCTCGGCTTGAAAGTTGAGCAATACAAAAACAAAAAATGGTTTCCAGTCTCAGAGGAAAAGATGTTGCGGGCACAGGGCATTTATCAGAAATATGGTTTTTGGTCTTTATTGCTCAGTTGGGTGCCCATCATTGGTGATCCGATTACCCTCATTGCAGGATTGCTCAAAGAAAATTTTGTTCGTTTTGTCGTGATGGTGAGTATTGCGAAAATAGGACGCTATCTTTTTGTGTATTGGATGTTTAGTCAATTCTAA
- the rpmI gene encoding 50S ribosomal protein L35 — protein sequence MPKMKTRRGAAKRFKATANGFKRKQAFKRHILTKKSAKRIRQLRGCVMVHVSDVASVRRMCPYI from the coding sequence ATGCCTAAGATGAAAACTCGCCGTGGTGCAGCTAAGCGTTTTAAAGCTACTGCTAACGGTTTCAAGCGTAAACAAGCGTTCAAACGCCACATTTTGACCAAAAAATCTGCTAAGCGTATTCGTCAATTACGCGGCTGTGTAATGGTTCACGTGAGTGACGTTGCTTCAGTTCGTCGTATGTGCCCATACATCTAA
- the rplT gene encoding 50S ribosomal protein L20: MARVKRGVQAHRRHKKILARAKGYYGARSRVYRVAFQAVIKAGQYAYRDRRQKKRQFRALWIARINAGARLNGLSYSRMIAGLKKAQVIIDRRVLADIAMHDAVAFAALASKAKDALAA; the protein is encoded by the coding sequence ATGGCTCGTGTAAAACGTGGTGTACAGGCTCATCGCCGTCATAAAAAAATTCTTGCTCGTGCTAAAGGTTACTACGGCGCTCGTTCACGCGTATATCGCGTAGCGTTCCAAGCAGTAATCAAAGCGGGTCAATACGCTTACCGTGACCGTCGTCAGAAAAAACGTCAATTCCGTGCTCTATGGATTGCGCGTATTAATGCTGGTGCTCGTCTAAATGGTTTATCGTACAGCCGTATGATCGCTGGCTTGAAAAAAGCTCAAGTGATTATCGACCGTCGCGTACTTGCTGACATTGCTATGCATGACGCAGTTGCATTTGCTGCTTTAGCTTCTAAAGCTAAAGATGCATTAGCTGCATAA
- a CDS encoding glutathione binding-like protein has product MIDLYYWGTPNGHKISIALEEMGLEYQVFPINILENDQFQPDFLRISPNNKIPAIVDQDGPKGEAISVFESGAILQYLGRKTGQFYPSDEQSRVEVEQWLMWQMGGFGPMLGQNHHFSKFAPERIAYATERYVNETKRLYAVLDKQLFGQNYVAGEYSIADMAIFPWILRYEWQQIDLNDYPNVKAYMERIQARPAVQRALAIRVN; this is encoded by the coding sequence ATGATTGATTTGTACTATTGGGGAACACCCAACGGACATAAAATTAGCATTGCATTAGAAGAAATGGGTTTGGAGTATCAAGTCTTTCCCATTAATATTTTAGAAAATGACCAATTTCAACCTGATTTTCTTCGTATTTCACCTAACAATAAAATTCCTGCGATTGTGGATCAAGATGGCCCCAAAGGTGAAGCTATTTCGGTGTTTGAGTCAGGGGCAATTCTGCAGTATTTAGGGCGTAAAACAGGGCAGTTTTATCCAAGCGATGAACAGTCTCGAGTTGAGGTTGAGCAGTGGTTAATGTGGCAAATGGGTGGCTTCGGTCCAATGCTTGGACAGAACCATCATTTTAGTAAATTTGCCCCTGAACGTATTGCCTATGCAACTGAACGCTATGTTAATGAAACCAAACGTCTATATGCTGTATTAGACAAGCAACTTTTTGGTCAAAACTATGTAGCTGGAGAGTATTCAATTGCAGACATGGCAATTTTCCCATGGATTTTGCGTTATGAATGGCAACAAATTGATTTAAATGATTATCCTAATGTCAAAGCTTATATGGAGCGTATTCAAGCACGCCCTGCAGTACAACGAGCACTGGCGATTCGAGTTAATTAG
- the thrS gene encoding threonine--tRNA ligase yields MPIITLPNGDQKQFDQAVSVMDVALSIGPGLAKNTVAGKVDGRLVDASDLITTDASLQIITPKDEEGVEIIRHSCAHLVGHAVKQLFPEAKMVIGPVIEDGFYYDIFSAKPFTPEDMLAIEERMKKLIDQDYDVIKKMTPRDEVIAEFTARGEDYKLRLIADMPEETEMGLYYHQDYLDMCRGPHVPNTKFLKAFKLTKMSGAYWRGDAKNEQLQRIYGTAWADKKQLAAYIKRIEEAEKRDHRKIGKALDLFHMQEEAPGMVFWHPNGWTIYQVLEQYMRKVQQDNGYLEIRTPQVVDFTLWEKSGHAANYADGMFTTHSESRNYAIKPMNCPCHVQVFNQGLKSYRDLPIRLAEFGSCHRNEPSGSLHGIMRVRGFTQDDAHIFCTKEQIGQEVADFIQLTLDVYKDFGFEDVQMKLSTRPEKRVGDDALWDMAEKSLADALDAAGLEWELQPGEGAFYGPKIEFSLKDCLGRVWQCGTIQCDFNLPERLEASYVTEDNDRDQPVMLHRAILGSFERFIGILIEHYAGFMPPWLTPIQACVMNITDSQAEACESVVAKLKENGLRAISDLRNEKIGFKIRERTLERIPYLLVLGDREVEEGTVNVRTRSGTNLGTMSIDAFVDLVKAAVAERGRYIVE; encoded by the coding sequence ATGCCAATTATCACTTTGCCAAATGGCGATCAAAAACAATTTGATCAAGCTGTATCTGTGATGGACGTTGCACTGAGCATCGGTCCGGGTCTTGCGAAAAATACAGTTGCAGGAAAAGTCGATGGTCGTTTAGTTGATGCATCTGACTTGATTACCACGGATGCCAGCCTTCAAATTATTACGCCTAAAGACGAAGAAGGGGTCGAAATCATTCGTCACTCTTGCGCGCACTTGGTGGGACATGCAGTGAAGCAATTGTTCCCCGAAGCGAAAATGGTGATTGGTCCTGTCATTGAAGATGGCTTCTATTACGATATTTTTAGCGCAAAGCCATTTACACCAGAAGATATGCTAGCCATTGAAGAGCGTATGAAAAAGCTCATCGATCAAGACTATGATGTCATCAAAAAAATGACACCACGTGATGAGGTGATAGCGGAGTTCACAGCGCGTGGTGAAGATTATAAATTACGCTTGATTGCAGACATGCCTGAAGAAACAGAAATGGGCTTGTACTACCATCAAGATTATTTGGATATGTGCCGTGGTCCGCACGTGCCAAATACTAAATTTTTAAAAGCATTCAAGCTCACTAAAATGTCAGGCGCTTACTGGCGCGGCGATGCGAAGAATGAACAGTTACAACGTATTTATGGTACAGCGTGGGCAGATAAAAAACAGCTTGCGGCTTATATCAAACGTATTGAAGAAGCTGAAAAGCGTGACCACCGTAAAATTGGTAAAGCTTTAGACCTGTTCCATATGCAAGAAGAAGCACCAGGTATGGTGTTCTGGCATCCAAACGGTTGGACCATTTATCAAGTACTTGAACAATACATGCGCAAAGTACAACAAGATAATGGCTATCTCGAAATTCGTACACCGCAAGTGGTTGATTTCACCCTTTGGGAAAAATCAGGCCATGCTGCAAACTATGCAGATGGTATGTTCACGACGCATTCAGAAAGCCGTAACTATGCTATTAAACCGATGAACTGTCCTTGTCACGTACAAGTGTTCAATCAAGGTCTAAAGTCATACCGTGATTTGCCAATTCGTTTAGCTGAATTTGGTTCGTGTCACCGTAACGAACCATCGGGTTCATTGCACGGTATTATGCGTGTGCGTGGCTTTACTCAAGATGATGCACACATTTTCTGTACCAAAGAGCAGATTGGTCAAGAAGTGGCTGACTTTATTCAACTGACTTTAGATGTATATAAAGACTTCGGTTTCGAAGATGTACAAATGAAGTTATCTACACGTCCAGAGAAACGTGTGGGTGATGATGCACTTTGGGATATGGCTGAAAAATCTTTAGCAGATGCTTTAGATGCTGCTGGTTTAGAGTGGGAGCTTCAGCCAGGTGAAGGTGCATTCTATGGTCCGAAAATTGAATTCTCACTGAAAGACTGCTTAGGCCGTGTATGGCAATGTGGTACAATCCAATGTGACTTCAATTTACCAGAACGTTTAGAAGCATCATATGTCACTGAAGACAATGATCGTGATCAGCCTGTAATGTTGCACCGTGCAATACTTGGCAGTTTTGAACGTTTTATTGGTATACTAATCGAACACTATGCGGGCTTTATGCCACCTTGGTTAACACCAATCCAAGCGTGTGTGATGAATATTACCGATTCACAAGCGGAAGCATGTGAGTCAGTCGTCGCTAAACTTAAAGAAAACGGCCTCCGAGCGATTTCAGACTTGAGAAATGAGAAAATCGGCTTTAAGATTCGTGAACGTACATTAGAGCGTATTCCTTACTTACTGGTACTTGGGGATCGTGAGGTAGAGGAAGGTACAGTAAACGTGCGTACCCGCTCTGGAACAAATTTGGGTACTATGTCAATCGACGCTTTCGTTGACCTAGTAAAAGCAGCCGTTGCCGAACGCGGCCGGTACATTGTGGAGTAA
- a CDS encoding acyl-CoA synthetase produces the protein MVSAYDELPRTPANFVALSPLRYLERAAYIYPHQDAIIHGHRHISWRETYQRCRQFASQLQKLGITKNDTVSVLLPNIPAMIEAHFAVPMTGAVLNTLNTRLDAKTIAFMLEHAETKVLLVDPEFASVAQEALALVKRDIFVIDVDDAEYENCFAAPIGQIEYEDWLTEGDENFEWHLPQDEWDAISLNYTSGTTGNPKGVVYHHRGAYINAASNIIACGMTPRATYLWTLPLFHCNGWCFAWTMAANGGTNICLRKIDPELIFKLIAEHKVDYFCGAPIVLSMLINTPEEQRVHFEHRVEVMVAGAAPPAAIIEGMRHIGINVTHVYGLTETYGPSALCASQAGWSDLSIQEQAQLHSRQGVPYPLQDGMKVLDPDTMQPVPHDGQTMGEIMFRGNIVMKGYLKNPEATAEAFAGGWFHTGDLAVCQPDGYAKITDRSKDVIISGGENISSLEVEEILYQHPAILTAAVVAKPDPRWQEVPCAFIELKAGKETTPEEIIEFCKQHLARFKVPKDVVITEIPKTSTGKLQKFVLRDWAKERATGEFS, from the coding sequence ATGGTCAGTGCTTATGACGAACTACCAAGAACCCCCGCAAACTTTGTGGCTTTGTCACCGCTGCGTTATTTAGAACGAGCTGCCTATATTTATCCCCATCAAGACGCCATCATACATGGACACCGTCATATTTCATGGCGTGAAACTTATCAACGTTGTCGTCAATTTGCTTCTCAGCTGCAAAAACTGGGGATTACCAAAAATGATACTGTCTCGGTACTATTACCCAACATCCCTGCAATGATCGAAGCACATTTTGCAGTACCTATGACAGGTGCTGTGCTCAACACGTTGAACACGCGCTTAGATGCCAAAACCATTGCATTCATGTTAGAGCATGCCGAAACCAAAGTCCTTTTGGTCGATCCTGAGTTTGCATCGGTTGCACAAGAAGCTTTGGCTTTGGTCAAGCGCGACATTTTTGTGATTGATGTAGATGATGCTGAGTACGAGAACTGTTTTGCAGCTCCGATTGGTCAGATTGAATATGAAGACTGGTTAACCGAAGGTGATGAAAACTTTGAGTGGCATTTACCTCAAGATGAATGGGATGCCATTAGCCTAAATTACACCTCGGGAACGACAGGCAACCCGAAAGGGGTGGTCTATCATCACCGCGGCGCTTATATCAATGCAGCCAGTAACATCATTGCTTGTGGCATGACACCTCGTGCGACCTACTTGTGGACCCTACCCCTGTTTCACTGCAACGGTTGGTGCTTTGCATGGACTATGGCCGCCAATGGTGGCACCAACATCTGTTTACGTAAAATTGACCCTGAACTCATTTTCAAACTCATTGCTGAGCACAAAGTCGATTATTTCTGCGGTGCACCAATTGTGTTATCAATGCTGATCAATACCCCTGAAGAGCAACGAGTTCACTTTGAACACCGCGTTGAAGTAATGGTGGCAGGTGCTGCACCTCCCGCTGCAATCATTGAAGGCATGCGCCATATTGGCATCAATGTCACCCATGTCTATGGACTGACTGAAACCTATGGCCCTTCTGCGCTTTGTGCCTCTCAAGCAGGTTGGTCTGACTTATCGATTCAAGAACAAGCGCAACTGCACTCACGCCAGGGGGTGCCATACCCACTGCAAGATGGAATGAAAGTGCTGGATCCAGACACCATGCAACCTGTACCGCATGATGGCCAAACCATGGGTGAAATTATGTTCCGTGGCAACATTGTAATGAAAGGCTATCTCAAAAACCCTGAAGCGACCGCAGAAGCCTTTGCAGGTGGTTGGTTTCATACAGGCGATCTTGCAGTCTGCCAACCCGATGGCTATGCCAAAATTACTGACCGCTCTAAAGATGTGATCATTTCTGGAGGCGAGAATATTTCATCACTCGAAGTGGAAGAAATTCTCTATCAACACCCTGCTATTTTAACGGCTGCGGTGGTCGCGAAACCCGATCCTCGCTGGCAAGAAGTGCCATGTGCATTTATTGAACTCAAAGCAGGTAAAGAAACCACACCTGAAGAAATTATTGAATTCTGTAAGCAACATCTGGCACGTTTTAAAGTTCCCAAAGATGTAGTGATTACAGAAATCCCAAAAACGTCGACAGGCAAGTTACAAAAATTTGTTCTACGCGATTGGGCCAAAGAGCGTGCAACTGGCGAATTTAGCTAA